The DNA sequence TTCAAAGAAAAATAGTTTCTCGAAAATGTCAAGGAGTATGCATCGGAATCAAGTCATCAAAATTTTGAGTAGGGAAATGTATAATTCAAAGGAGATATGATTGATTTCCACATTAATCACTGTATATGCTAAATCTCAATTCGGATTCAGTGTCACCAATATAATTCCTATGGTTTCTATCAAGAACATCATCAATTGATTTTGACCTAATGAATGTGCTATAATAAAGTCTAGATCAGCAATGCGACTGACAATACAACTTTTTGGGACGAATATCATATCGTCACGTTATTAATTTACGTATTATAATATGAATAAACGATATTGATAATATGTTACGGATCAAAAGTGAAATTATGGATTCATGTTTTAACCAGTGGCGAATCTGAAAAATATTATGTGGGGAGAAGGGTCAGTAAAAATAGCGTGCGaatttattttgacaaaatagcATGCAAATTAGCATTTCATGGTAGGTTCAAGGTCATTTTCCACGTCCATCGACATATATCAACAACTTTTGAGCGAACATGTTGATTTATGTCAACAACTTTTGAGTGAGCATGCCGACATATGCCAACATTGACAAGTAAGCCTATCAACATATACCCATAAAAATGCGTACTAAAGCATGAGGTTAGCAGCTACCTTGTCCAGTGCCCTTAACGGCAATTCGTCAAATAGTTAGAAAATAGCTTTCAAATGTATCTTAGATTTTCAAAATACAGCACCCAATTACAAGTGGATTGATCACTTGACGGTGTAAAGGTTTGTAAATCTTCACGAGTGAGTGTGAAACCACAAGGTTGACAGTGGTGGGCACCTGGGACATGGATCCTCTCCGGCTCCATGCATCCTAATCCTAGGGATTCACCAAtccggatcattgaaatttgatcaaacggttacaaATATGGGCcactttaaagttataataattttaaccgttggatcaaatttcaatggttcgGATTGATGAATCCCTAAGATTATGATGCATGGATCCGGAGAAGATCCATGTCCGGGCACCTGTTATCCAATGGGATTAGGGGGCACGGTAAATGTTTGATGGAATGCCCAATCAGCAACTCACGAGCGGGGACAAGCAGACAAGTGGGTCCAGTACGGTCCCCTACCAATCATTCAAAAGTGGGGTTCACAGCCACCATGTTCCATGACTTGTCTTCTATGTTATGATCGAAGTGGATCCCACATCCCCACGCCTTTGCCAAATATGCAATAATAATTCTCTTTTCTCTTcagaaatataataatttatcctAAAAAGTTGGGACTTTACGACcgaaaaatcaaataaataaaaagaaagaaaaataaataatcgAATTTGGGACTTGACCCAATGGCTCTTGCTGGGAGTTGAAAATCTGGGCGATGAGGGCATGGGAAGGCCGTTTTGTGTGCACGAATGAGTGCATACGACGAGAAGCGAAACTGAGACCAGCTGATGATGATTTGACAGCCTTGTCACGTTACGATTCCTAATAGTTTTACTAATGagaaaaacttaaaactttTTGTGTGCCATGTTTCTCATCATTTAATGCGTGacagaaacaaaaaacaaaaaatacataCACTTCATTCCATTGCACCAAAGTCACTCTCTAGTTAATGCCAAAGTAATCAATGCAAAAGTAATCAATTGGCTTTTTATCGAATCATATTCATGAGGATGTAGAGAGTTGGTTCATAAAAGAAGTTAAGAAATCTTTCATACGCTAAGACTAAAGCTTGCACCACGTTTGAAGTCCAATTGTCATGCGTTCTCAACTTCTCTCAAGATATGATGTCGAAGTCCAATGTTCAAGAGTCATCACACTTTAGCATTCATGTAAACAACATGATAATTTTACGCCAGTTGTTTGATTTTAATCTATAGAAATGTCGGTGTGTCTCACAAGGTGTTGGGTTTGATTGGTTTGGTAtttgacaaacaaaaaaacacaaatgGCCGGTtgtaattcttcacattctgtGAAAAAGGGAAGGATCGAGGTGATAAATTATTTGGGACATTGGATATTGATTTTCCTGGTCAAATCTATTGAGTACACATTTCAGTTGTTCTACCTAAATAAATATTCCATTAACTGTTCCTCAATAATTAGGCTCctgatttttattttgatgacCAGTCTTCTGGTGGAATTTGGGAAAAATTAACATGTTTCCAAATTCCAACCATGAATAATTAGTAGAGGAACCTCATGATTTCATATAACATCTTATTAGTAGAAGAACAACGAAACATAATGTTCGCCGTTACTGTGGTGTTTCGATCCAATAACACAACATATCATGTAAATCTCTTTAGACGTGGTATTGCATTATCGAACCGAAACGTTGCTATAACGATAAACTCCTTTCATATAAGTTCCTTTGGACTTATATTTTATGTTTAGTGTGAGAGAGAGGGGAAGTAAACCCTAGAACAGTTAATTCAAAGTCATTGGTGCAATTACAGAGGCATTTAAAATGAAGAAGGTTGCAGAAAATTAGCAAAGCTCTTGCTTCATAAATGGCTCTGCTCCACAACACCACACCTCCCCCAGAATTATGTCATTTTCTTCTTAAGCATTAATATTTTGAGTAAACGTTACGACTCCTTTTGTACCCGCAAACCAGATAACTCATGCAGCATTCAATTTTCCCATGACCCAAACACTACGTAACAATACATTGCCATTAATATATATACCcacatattttaaataaaaatttaaaatttaaaacaaaaaacattctATCTAATGTGTCGCATCCCCATACCATCCCTTTTCCTCTGCATCACTGATCAATCTCTCAATGGCCCTGATTCAATCAATTATCATGAAAGTTGGTAAATAATAATTCCCCTTATATGTATGCTTATCGGTCGGTCCATGAAATCGGTTATTCATTTTCCCTTTAAGAGTAGAGGGGGGACAACAAAAATGTTGTATATTTACATAAAACGAGTATATtgtaaaattatataataacagGGTTCTAAGCACAATACGgattattatataaaaaaattattacaagcatgatatcacattataaatttaataaacaattgatttatCTGTTTCATGCAAGTCATTCTCGGGCGCGGAGAAATAAGGCTCAATacctaggggtggttcggtatgggatcccataccgaaacccttgtcccgattcccaaactgaaatttttgggaatcccaatttcaataccgatcccaaaccaaatttttggGAATCTCGAAATAGTTTCAGGATTTCgagacaaatcgggaatcccgaaatggttttgggcttttgggttttggactaaaatttgacatattatgcttTTGGGCTCAATTTGCCAATTTGTTTCTACTAATCTGCCAATCAAATGGCAAGGCATGTTTGTACTAATTTGTGCACAAATTTGAGTCCGTGTACACCAGTAAGTACAATTGTAGCATAAAAAATAATACGCTAGCTTAAATTTCTATATAGCACATGAATCTTTCATCTCAATGCATATGTGAACCATCCAGATGAAGAATTATTAAGGAGGGGCAAGGTAtcaaataatcaaatttatattcaatggttgagattaaatctcaacagAATCCGACGgctattaaaattctaaatatatatttaaaaattaaacaatatatatataattcttttttggttcggtttgggaatACTGAAATCCCAAAAACTTGAGACCGATTCCCGTACCTAAATTTTGGGATCGGTTCGGTATTGGGTACCGAAATTTTCGAgaattttggtttggaatttttttAGTTTGGTTTCGAGAattttttggttcggtttggaatttttgggatttttttacAGCCCTATCAATACCCAAGCTCATGGTTCCCAATCATTTCATCAGCTGACCTTTCAACCGACAACCACCCCCTTCTTTTGTAATCGCCTTTAACAGGAAAACTTGCCGGCTATTATACCACACAGGTTTCTCTTCAGTCCTACACGTGTCTTCCATCCCAACGGTCAGAACCTATGACTTGACGACAACAgtcaagaaaaccctaaccaATACTCCATACATCCTCGTCCCGTTCATACTTTTATGCTCTTTTTACTCCTTTGCCCTTCCTCCATTTCTATATGTTGTCCTCTCTCCCCACTAGTTATGTGACCTTTACACCTTTTaactttttctctctatttcATCATATCTGGTTTTGTGGTTTTAATCTGTCTCCTCCTGTTTTTACTTTACCCtttccccctctctctcctcctttcttcttcttaattCTTCATCCCACACCTGCAATTAGGGTTTCTATGGCGGTTTTACCGACGGCGATGGCGATGGGATCTTCGAGCTTGGAGTTGACGATATCCGTACCCGGCTTCTCTTCGTACCCGTCTTTTCCTAATTCATCTGGTAAACGAACCCACCAAGCTTTTCCTCCTCCATTTTTCTACACCATATTTTTCATGCATAAAGTATATTAAATCGATTGATGTTTGTGTATTATTTGGAAACCTATTTTTAGCTTTAAGATATCAGATATTCCcagtattttcttttgtttttttgtttatcaAAACTTAATTAACATATGATCGTTTTGTTTTTAGTTGATTTTTAACATATATACGATACGATCTTTTACCCGGATATCATGCATGTCTTTCTTTTTACCCTTTTCCCCCGAGAAGTCATTCGTATTTTATATGGACaatcccctaaaccctaataAACTCTCTTTGCCATTTCTCACAAAGACAAGTTTGGTGGCCaatatttgttttaaaactTTTTCTTTGGtacatatataaattaataataagtTTGCAAGAAGGTTGTAGCTCGAGCGGTAAAGAATATTTATTCTATGTTTAAATATGGTGAATTGGGTTTTGCAGTGAGAGACTTGGACATAAACCAAGTACCATCACTACAAGGAGATCAAGAAGAGTGGATGACAGCAGACAtggaagacgaagaagaaagcAGCAACGGATTGGGCCCTCCCCGCAAGAAGCTTCGTCTCACGAAGGAACAATCTCGTCTTCTAGAAGAAAGCTTCAGACAACACCACACCTTAAACCCTGTAAGCTTAATCATAATTAATTATTAGCCTGttcttaattaaatattaattaataggTTAAGTTGTTCttgttcaaaataataaatacagttttggagtgttttgcAGAAGCAGAAAGAGACGTTGGCGATGCAGTTGAAGCTGAGGCCACGCCAGGTTGAGGTGTGGTTTCAAAATCGTAGGGCCAGGTAAGTGTGTACTCTGATGGCTTTAGCTAGCATATCTAGGTTCATCGATCTCATGGACTTTGAATTCTTTTCTTTGGGTTTGGCCCTTTCCATTAATAATTTTGTTGGTCGTTGGGATTTTTATCTGTCGTCATGTccttttcacaaaatatttatGCATTTATAATTTCAATCTAATTCTATGTATAGATAATATATCTATGCTTGTATGTGGGCATAATCACCTGTCGAACTCCTCTATATTTATAGGGTTTTGCGACggttttattttgttatattagaGATCTTTCGAACTTTAAACTTAGCCTACTTTTAATTCTACTTATTGCCCGGAAGAACATTTATACAAAAGAGTGTGCCTTTTCTTTGtg is a window from the Malus domestica chromosome 16, GDT2T_hap1 genome containing:
- the LOC103402597 gene encoding homeobox-leucine zipper protein HOX3, whose translation is MLSSLPTSYVTFTPFNFFSLFHHIWFCGFNLSPPVFTLPFPPLSPPFFFLILHPTPAIRVSMAVLPTAMAMGSSSLELTISVPGFSSYPSFPNSSVRDLDINQVPSLQGDQEEWMTADMEDEEESSNGLGPPRKKLRLTKEQSRLLEESFRQHHTLNPKQKETLAMQLKLRPRQVEVWFQNRRARSKLKQTEMECEYLKRWFGSLTEQNRRLQREVKELRAMKVGPPTVLYPHSCDPLPASTLTMCPRCERVTTTTTLDRDTVSGPTKTNNISAAAATTLSSKVATPAL